A single region of the Chelonoidis abingdonii isolate Lonesome George chromosome 23, CheloAbing_2.0, whole genome shotgun sequence genome encodes:
- the LOC116824578 gene encoding olfactory receptor class A-like protein 4 codes for MTSDALSQGNVVQVTLYGALVLLCLLGNSLVLLTVLAMTVKHGTMAASDLLLANLSTVNLLLTALRNTLIFTTDLGLQLSLSAAWCRVFMFTWVLLRAMSTWATSCLSIFHCQTIRKQHPLRAREARGARDTAIAVSAHWMVNALYSLPALVYSSHAAGNTTLPPVLVSSTTRPLLGCTWAFPSQQSGPAYATASLVIHETMPMVLMSGTNMYTLHKLKGHVRAMGAENGVARFASEWRAAKVILALVVLSVGCWGTNTLAVGYHSFTS; via the coding sequence ATGACATCGGATGCACTGTCTCAGGGCAATGTGGTGCAGGTGACTCTGTATGGTGCTCTGGTCCTCCTCTGCCTGCTGGGCAATAGCCTGGTTCTCCTAACGGTCCTTGCCATGACTGTGAAGCATGGCACCATGGCTGCTTCTGACCTTCTCCTGGCCAACCTCTCCACTGTCAACCTCCTTCTCACAGCACTGCGGAACACGCTGATCTTCACAACTGACCTGGGGCTACAGCTCTCCTTGTCCGCCGCTTGGTGTAGGGTCTTCATGTTCACCTGGGTGCTCTTGAGAGCTATGAGcacctgggccacttcctgcctgAGCATCTTCCATTGCCAAACTATAAGGAAGCAGCATCCCCTAAGGGCTAGGGAAGCCAGAGGGGCCAGGGACACAGCTATCGCTGTGTCTGCCCACTGGATGGTGAATGCGTTGTACTCTCTTCCTGCCTTGGTGTATTCCAGCCATGCAGCTGGGAATACCACTCTCCCCCCAGTGCTAGTGAGCAGTACCACCAGGCCTTTGCTGGGCTGCACATGGGCTTTCCCTTCCCAGCAGAGCGGGCCGGCCTATGCCACAGCTTCCTTAGTCATCCACGAAACCATGCCCATGGTCCTGATGTCGGGCACCAACATGTACACCTTGCACAAACTGAAGGGGCACGTGAGAGCCATGGGGGCTGAGAACGGGGTGGCCAGGTTTGCCTCTGAGTGGAGAGCTGCCAAGGTCATCCTGGCCCTGGTTGTTCTCTCTGTGGGCTGCTGGGGGACCAACACGCTGGCAGTCGGCTATCACAGCTTCACCAGCTAG